The Pseudomonas berkeleyensis genome includes a region encoding these proteins:
- a CDS encoding methyl-accepting chemotaxis protein, with the protein MAGAVEEFSATSQNIADNMRSTERLASDNAQQTRIGRTSMDQASEALVQIAEALEQTSKVVNGLGQRSQEIGGIVSVITAIADQTNLLALNAAIEAARAGEQGRGFAVVADEVRNLAGRTREATNEISAMIGSIQSETSSAIATMEQGRQLMQDGLERNAKVAAALAQISEQSEAAGEQFAAITTATSEQSSTATVLSSNLQSIAQANGEQREVVANLAETARELDRLAAQLRQEVERFR; encoded by the coding sequence ATGGCTGGCGCAGTGGAAGAGTTCAGTGCCACCTCGCAGAACATCGCCGACAACATGCGCAGCACCGAGCGCCTGGCCAGTGACAACGCCCAGCAGACCCGTATCGGTCGCACCTCGATGGATCAGGCCTCCGAGGCGCTGGTGCAGATTGCCGAGGCGCTGGAGCAGACCTCCAAGGTGGTCAACGGCCTTGGCCAGCGCTCCCAGGAGATTGGCGGAATCGTCAGCGTGATTACCGCGATTGCCGACCAGACCAACCTGCTGGCGCTCAACGCCGCCATTGAGGCCGCGCGGGCCGGAGAGCAGGGACGTGGTTTTGCCGTGGTCGCCGATGAAGTGCGCAACCTCGCCGGGCGTACCCGTGAGGCGACCAACGAAATTTCCGCGATGATCGGCAGCATCCAGAGCGAAACCAGCAGTGCCATCGCCACCATGGAGCAGGGCCGGCAGTTGATGCAGGACGGCCTGGAGCGCAACGCCAAGGTGGCCGCGGCATTGGCGCAGATCAGCGAGCAGAGCGAGGCCGCGGGCGAGCAGTTCGCCGCCATCACCACAGCCACCAGCGAGCAGAGCAGTACAGCGACCGTGCTCAGTTCCAACCTGCAAAGCATCGCTCAGGCCAATGGTGAACAGCGTGAGGTGGTGGCCAATCTGGCCGAAACCGCGCGTGAGCTGGATCGCCTTGCCGCGCAGTTGCGTCAGGAGGTCGAGCGCTTCCGCTGA
- a CDS encoding YifB family Mg chelatase-like AAA ATPase codes for MSLAIVHSRAQVGVEAPAVTVEAHLANGLPSLTLVGLPETAVKESKDRVRSAILNAAFEFPSKRITLNLAPADLPKDGGRFDLAIALGILAASGQVPAQSLDEYECLGELALSGAVRPVQGVLPAALAAREAGRTLLVPQANAEEASLASGLKVIAIEHLLQIAAHLNGSAPLEPYAAQGLLRQSLPYPDLAEVQGQLAAKRALLVAAAGSHNLLLSGPPGTGKTLLASRLPGLLPALDEDEALQVAAIHSVASHTPLQHWPQRPFRTPHHSASGPALVGGGSRPQPGEITLAHKGILFLDELPEFDRKVLEVLREPLESGHIVIARARDKVRFPARFQLVAAMNPCPCGYLGDPSNRCRCTPEQIQRYRAKLSGPLLDRIDLHLTVARETTALNAPPQDGENTAQAAAKVARARERQLQRQGVANAFLDLPGLRQHCALSDTDRQWLESACERLGLSLRAAHRVLKVARTLADLAEEKHIARAHLAEALQYRPAAG; via the coding sequence ATGTCCCTGGCAATCGTCCATAGCCGCGCCCAGGTCGGCGTCGAAGCACCGGCCGTTACCGTCGAAGCGCACCTGGCCAACGGCCTGCCATCCCTGACGCTGGTCGGCCTGCCGGAAACGGCGGTCAAGGAAAGCAAGGATCGCGTGCGCAGCGCCATCCTCAATGCCGCTTTCGAGTTTCCCAGCAAACGCATCACATTGAATCTGGCGCCGGCTGATCTGCCGAAAGACGGCGGTCGCTTCGACCTCGCCATCGCCTTGGGCATCCTCGCCGCCAGCGGCCAGGTGCCCGCCCAGTCACTGGACGAATACGAGTGCCTCGGCGAACTGGCGCTGTCCGGCGCAGTGCGTCCGGTGCAGGGGGTATTGCCAGCCGCCCTGGCAGCACGCGAAGCCGGGCGCACCCTGTTGGTGCCGCAGGCCAATGCCGAAGAGGCCAGCCTGGCCTCGGGGTTGAAGGTGATTGCCATCGAGCATCTGCTGCAGATCGCCGCACACCTCAACGGCAGCGCCCCACTTGAACCCTATGCGGCACAAGGTCTGCTCCGGCAAAGCCTGCCCTACCCGGATCTGGCCGAAGTACAGGGGCAACTGGCTGCCAAACGTGCGCTGCTGGTGGCCGCCGCGGGCTCGCACAACCTACTGCTCAGCGGCCCGCCCGGTACCGGCAAGACGCTGCTGGCCAGCCGCCTGCCCGGCCTACTGCCAGCGCTGGACGAAGACGAGGCACTGCAGGTCGCCGCGATTCACTCGGTGGCCAGCCATACGCCGCTGCAACACTGGCCGCAGCGGCCTTTTCGCACTCCCCACCATAGTGCTTCCGGGCCAGCATTGGTCGGTGGCGGCAGTCGCCCACAGCCTGGCGAAATCACGTTGGCCCACAAGGGCATTTTGTTTCTCGATGAACTGCCGGAATTCGATAGAAAAGTGCTCGAGGTGCTGCGCGAACCGCTGGAAAGCGGCCACATCGTCATCGCCCGGGCGCGGGACAAGGTGCGCTTCCCGGCGCGCTTTCAGCTCGTCGCCGCCATGAACCCCTGCCCGTGCGGTTACCTCGGCGACCCGAGCAATCGCTGTCGCTGCACGCCAGAGCAGATCCAGCGCTACCGCGCCAAGCTATCCGGGCCACTGCTGGATCGCATCGACCTGCACCTGACGGTCGCTCGCGAGACGACGGCCTTGAATGCTCCGCCGCAGGATGGTGAAAACACTGCACAGGCGGCGGCCAAAGTGGCGCGGGCGCGTGAACGGCAACTGCAACGCCAGGGCGTGGCCAACGCCTTTCTCGACTTGCCGGGGCTACGCCAGCACTGCGCGCTGAGCGATACGGATCGTCAGTGGCTGGAAAGCGCCTGCGAACGCCTGGGCCTTTCCCTGCGCGCCGCGCATCGCGTGCTCAAGGTCGCGCGCACCCTGGCCGACCTGGCGGAGGAAAAACACATCGCCCGTGCACACCTGGCCGAAGCGTTGCAGTACCGCCCCGCCGCCGGGTGA
- a CDS encoding accessory factor UbiK family protein, which produces MLPPKALLDTLSSHASRLFSGDSPLPRAELEAQFKALLQSGFSKLDLVSRDEFDSQMVVLARTRARLEALEAKVAELEAKLTAAD; this is translated from the coding sequence ATGCTCCCGCCCAAAGCTCTGCTCGACACCCTCAGTAGCCACGCCTCGCGCCTGTTCAGTGGCGACAGCCCACTTCCTCGCGCCGAACTGGAAGCCCAGTTCAAGGCCCTGCTGCAGAGTGGTTTCAGCAAACTCGATCTGGTCAGCCGGGATGAGTTCGATAGCCAGATGGTGGTTCTGGCCCGCACCCGCGCCCGCCTCGAGGCGCTGGAGGCCAAGGTCGCCGAACTGGAAGCCAAGCTCACCGCAGCAGACTAA
- the glnK gene encoding P-II family nitrogen regulator translates to MKLVTAIIKPFKLDDVRESLSEIGVQGITVTEVKGFGRQKGHTELYRGAEYVVDFLPKVKIDVAIADDQLDRVIEAITKAANTGKIGDGKIFVVNLEQAIRIRTGETDTDAI, encoded by the coding sequence ATGAAGCTAGTCACTGCCATCATCAAGCCGTTCAAGCTGGACGACGTCCGCGAGTCGCTGTCGGAAATCGGCGTGCAAGGCATCACCGTTACCGAAGTCAAAGGCTTCGGTCGCCAGAAAGGTCACACCGAGCTGTATCGCGGTGCTGAATACGTTGTCGACTTCCTGCCCAAGGTGAAGATCGACGTGGCCATCGCTGACGACCAACTGGATCGCGTCATCGAGGCCATCACCAAGGCTGCCAACACCGGCAAGATCGGTGACGGCAAGATTTTCGTGGTCAACCTGGAGCAGGCGATTCGCATCCGTACCGGCGAAACCGATACCGACGCGATCTAA
- a CDS encoding ammonium transporter, with product MTLRKIAGLGALLSLLSPGLAMAEEATLNSGDTAWMLTATALVLFMTIPGLALFYAGMVRSKNVLSVMMQCFAITALMSILWFAYGYSLAFDTTGMEAGVTNFSSFVGGLGNMFLGNLTKESLTAAFPESVFVTFQMTFAIITPALIVGAFAERMKFSAMLVFMAVWFTLVYAPIAHMVWGGDGALMWDWGVLDFAGGTVVHINAGIAGLVACIMLGKRKGYPSVAMAPHNLGYTLIGAAMLWVGWFGFNAGSAAAADGTAGMAMLVTQIATAAAALGWMFAEWISHGKPSALGIASGVVAGLVAITPAAGTVGPVGALVIGLASGVICFVCATSLKRKLGYDDSLDVFGVHGVGGIVGALLTGIFAAPALGGFGEVENIGLQLWVQFKGVAFTVIYTTIVTFVILKVIDVVMGLRVTEEEESVGLDLAQHNERGYIL from the coding sequence ATGACTCTGCGAAAAATCGCAGGGCTTGGAGCCCTTTTGTCTCTGCTTTCCCCCGGCCTAGCCATGGCTGAGGAAGCGACGCTGAATTCCGGTGACACAGCTTGGATGCTGACCGCCACCGCGCTGGTTCTGTTCATGACCATTCCGGGCCTGGCCCTGTTCTACGCTGGCATGGTGCGTTCCAAGAACGTCCTGTCGGTGATGATGCAGTGCTTCGCCATTACCGCTCTGATGAGCATCCTGTGGTTCGCCTACGGCTACAGCCTGGCCTTCGACACCACCGGAATGGAAGCTGGCGTCACCAACTTCAGTTCCTTCGTGGGCGGCCTGGGCAACATGTTCCTGGGTAATCTGACCAAGGAATCGTTGACGGCGGCGTTCCCGGAAAGCGTGTTCGTCACCTTCCAGATGACTTTCGCCATCATCACTCCGGCCCTGATCGTCGGCGCCTTCGCTGAGCGCATGAAGTTCTCCGCGATGCTGGTGTTCATGGCCGTCTGGTTCACCCTGGTCTATGCACCGATCGCCCACATGGTTTGGGGCGGCGATGGTGCTCTGATGTGGGACTGGGGCGTACTCGACTTCGCCGGTGGCACCGTGGTGCACATCAATGCCGGTATCGCCGGCCTGGTGGCCTGCATCATGCTCGGCAAGCGCAAGGGTTACCCGAGCGTGGCCATGGCGCCGCACAACCTCGGCTACACCCTGATCGGTGCTGCGATGCTGTGGGTCGGCTGGTTCGGCTTCAACGCCGGCTCCGCTGCAGCCGCTGACGGCACCGCTGGCATGGCCATGCTGGTTACCCAGATCGCCACCGCCGCCGCCGCTCTGGGCTGGATGTTCGCCGAGTGGATCAGTCACGGCAAACCGAGCGCCCTGGGTATCGCCTCCGGCGTGGTTGCCGGTCTGGTAGCCATCACTCCGGCTGCCGGCACCGTCGGCCCGGTAGGTGCGCTGGTCATCGGTCTGGCCTCTGGCGTGATCTGCTTCGTCTGCGCCACCAGCCTGAAACGCAAGCTGGGCTACGACGACTCCCTGGACGTCTTCGGCGTGCATGGCGTGGGTGGCATCGTCGGTGCCCTGCTGACCGGCATCTTCGCCGCGCCGGCCCTGGGTGGCTTCGGTGAGGTTGAGAACATCGGCCTGCAACTGTGGGTTCAGTTCAAGGGCGTGGCCTTCACCGTGATCTACACCACCATCGTCACCTTCGTGATCCTCAAGGTCATCGACGTGGTCATGGGGCTGCGTGTCACCGAAGAAGAAGAGTCGGTCGGCCTCGACCTGGCTCAGCACAACGAGCGTGGCTACATCCTGTAA
- a CDS encoding ammonium transporter → MDNTALTALQYGFDTFYFVICGALVMWMAAGFAMLEAGLVRSKNTTEILVKNVALFATACIMYLLVGYYIMYSSPEGGILPSLGFLIGDENTVDAVLAGGDDAPYYAARADFFFQIVFAATCMSIVSGAVAERMKLWPFIAFAVVMTAFIYPVQGYWKWGSGFLNEAGFLDFAGSTVVHLAGASAALAGVLLLGARKGKYGSNGQVNAIPGANLPLATLGMFILWMGWFGFNGGSQLKMSTIEDANAVAQVFVNTNMAAAGGLVAALIVARLLFGKADLTMAINGALAGLVAITAEPLTPTALQATLIGGVGGVLVVFAILGFDKIKIDDPVGAISVHGVVGIWGTLAVCLTNPDASLGAQLLGIVCVFAWVFAASLVVWGIIKAVVGLRVSEEEEYEGVDLVECGMEAYPEFTSNKK, encoded by the coding sequence ATGGATAACACAGCATTGACTGCATTGCAGTACGGCTTCGATACCTTCTACTTTGTTATTTGCGGTGCCCTGGTGATGTGGATGGCGGCAGGTTTCGCCATGCTCGAAGCCGGACTTGTCCGCTCCAAGAACACCACCGAGATCCTGGTGAAGAACGTGGCGCTGTTCGCCACCGCCTGCATCATGTACCTGCTGGTCGGCTACTACATCATGTATTCCAGCCCCGAGGGCGGCATCCTGCCGAGCCTGGGCTTCCTGATTGGCGATGAGAACACCGTCGACGCCGTTCTGGCCGGTGGTGACGATGCGCCTTACTACGCCGCTCGTGCCGACTTCTTCTTCCAGATCGTGTTCGCCGCGACCTGCATGTCGATCGTCTCCGGTGCTGTCGCCGAGCGCATGAAACTGTGGCCCTTCATCGCCTTCGCAGTGGTGATGACTGCCTTCATCTACCCGGTACAGGGCTACTGGAAATGGGGCAGCGGCTTCCTCAACGAAGCGGGCTTCCTGGACTTCGCCGGTTCCACCGTCGTTCACCTGGCGGGTGCCTCCGCCGCGCTGGCTGGCGTGCTGCTGCTCGGCGCTCGTAAAGGCAAGTACGGCTCCAATGGTCAGGTCAATGCCATTCCCGGCGCCAACCTGCCGCTGGCTACCCTGGGTATGTTCATCCTGTGGATGGGCTGGTTCGGCTTCAACGGCGGTTCGCAGCTGAAGATGAGCACCATCGAAGACGCCAACGCCGTCGCCCAGGTGTTCGTCAACACCAACATGGCCGCTGCCGGTGGCCTGGTTGCTGCCCTGATCGTGGCCCGCCTGCTGTTCGGCAAGGCTGACCTGACCATGGCCATCAACGGTGCACTGGCTGGCCTGGTCGCCATCACTGCCGAGCCGCTGACCCCGACTGCCCTGCAAGCCACCCTGATCGGTGGTGTCGGTGGCGTGCTGGTGGTGTTCGCCATCCTCGGTTTCGACAAGATCAAGATCGACGACCCGGTCGGTGCCATCTCGGTACACGGCGTAGTCGGCATCTGGGGCACCCTGGCTGTATGCCTGACCAACCCTGATGCCAGCCTGGGCGCTCAACTGCTGGGTATCGTCTGCGTCTTCGCCTGGGTCTTCGCTGCCAGCCTGGTCGTCTGGGGCATCATCAAGGCCGTCGTTGGCCTGCGTGTCAGCGAAGAGGAAGAGTACGAGGGTGTGGATCTGGTCGAGTGCGGCATGGAAGCCTACCCGGAGTTCACCAGCAACAAGAAATAA
- a CDS encoding secondary thiamine-phosphate synthase enzyme YjbQ → MWWQRTLTLRPRSRGFHLVTEEILAALPELQQVRVGLLHLWLQHTSASLTVNENADPAVRRDFERFFNRLVPQGDAGYEHDYEGPDDLPAHFKGSLLGFQLQLPIQDGQLALGTWQGIYLGEHRDQGGARRVVATLHGEAI, encoded by the coding sequence ATGTGGTGGCAACGGACTCTGACCTTGCGTCCACGGAGTCGGGGATTTCATCTGGTAACCGAAGAAATCCTCGCCGCATTACCGGAACTGCAACAAGTGCGAGTGGGTCTTTTACACCTCTGGCTACAGCACACCTCGGCCTCGCTGACGGTCAACGAGAATGCCGACCCGGCAGTGCGACGCGATTTCGAGCGATTCTTCAATCGCTTGGTGCCGCAAGGCGATGCGGGGTACGAGCACGATTACGAAGGGCCGGACGATCTGCCGGCACATTTCAAAGGCAGTCTGCTGGGGTTTCAGCTGCAACTGCCGATACAGGATGGACAGTTGGCCCTGGGTACCTGGCAGGGGATTTACCTTGGTGAGCACCGTGATCAAGGCGGCGCTCGGCGAGTGGTGGCGACCCTGCATGGCGAGGCTATTTGA
- the sutA gene encoding transcriptional regulator SutA codes for MSDEDLEQDDLEGADEDDGEELAAADDGDSGDDGDGEVVATGKKSKAKAVEVDEMPSIEAKQKERDALAKAMEEFLSRGGKVQEVEPNVVADPPKKPDSKYGSRPI; via the coding sequence ATGAGCGACGAAGACCTGGAACAAGACGATCTGGAAGGGGCTGACGAGGACGACGGCGAGGAGCTGGCTGCTGCCGACGACGGTGACAGCGGCGACGATGGCGACGGCGAGGTCGTAGCTACTGGCAAGAAGAGCAAGGCAAAAGCCGTCGAAGTCGACGAGATGCCGAGCATCGAAGCCAAGCAGAAGGAGCGTGATGCGCTGGCCAAGGCGATGGAGGAATTCCTCTCCCGCGGCGGCAAGGTGCAGGAGGTCGAACCCAATGTGGTTGCCGACCCGCCCAAGAAGCCCGATAGCAAATACGGCAGCCGTCCTATCTGA
- a CDS encoding HAD family hydrolase: protein MSIELITFDLDDTLWDVSPVMQDAEAALRNWLALHAPRLGAVPVEHLWQIRSGLLDAEPMLRHRLSELRRRILFHALEGAGYSHDEALALAEAGFQVFLSARHQVELFAEVHPTLEALAERFMLGVITNGNADVRRLGLSEYFRFALCAEELGIGKPDPKPFREALSRAGGIAAERAVHIGDHPSDDIAGAQAAGMRAIWFNPQGRTWDADTLPDAQIGSLAELPALLSSWMR from the coding sequence ATGAGCATTGAACTGATCACCTTCGACCTCGATGACACCCTGTGGGACGTCAGCCCGGTGATGCAGGACGCCGAAGCTGCGCTGCGCAACTGGTTGGCCCTGCACGCCCCTCGCCTCGGCGCCGTGCCGGTGGAGCACCTGTGGCAGATCCGCAGCGGCCTGCTGGACGCAGAACCGATGCTCAGGCATCGCCTCAGCGAACTGCGCCGGCGCATCCTCTTCCACGCCCTGGAGGGCGCGGGTTATTCCCATGACGAGGCACTGGCACTGGCCGAAGCCGGCTTTCAGGTCTTCCTCAGCGCACGTCATCAAGTCGAACTGTTCGCCGAGGTGCACCCGACACTGGAAGCGCTCGCCGAGCGCTTCATGCTCGGCGTAATCACCAACGGCAATGCCGATGTGCGCCGTCTGGGCCTGTCGGAGTATTTCCGGTTCGCGCTGTGCGCTGAAGAACTGGGGATCGGCAAACCCGACCCGAAACCCTTTCGCGAAGCGCTCAGCCGCGCAGGCGGCATTGCTGCCGAGCGAGCCGTGCACATCGGCGATCACCCCAGCGACGACATTGCCGGCGCCCAGGCAGCCGGGATGCGCGCGATCTGGTTCAACCCGCAAGGGCGAACCTGGGACGCCGATACGCTGCCCGACGCACAGATCGGTAGCCTGGCCGAGCTGCCGGCACTGCTCTCCAGCTGGATGCGCTGA
- the xerC gene encoding tyrosine recombinase XerC codes for MAQRSSTIGPSGARHVTLEANLEAYLEYLRRERQVSPHTLDGYRRDLGKVLAFCEAEGLKDWAALDTRNLRRLVARLHQQGLASRSLARLLSATRGLYQYLLREGLCRHDPATGLSPPKRERRLPRTLDADRSAQLLDGAVEDDFIARRDQAMLELFYSSGLRLSELVGLDLDGLDLDAGLVRVRGKGNKVRELPVGSMARQALEQWLTLRKLANPGDGAVFISQQGRRLGPRAVQLRVRQAGVRELGQHLHPHMLRHSFASHMLESSQDLRAVQELLGHADIATTQIYTHLDFQHLANVYDQAHPRAKRKGGSE; via the coding sequence ATGGCGCAACGCTCATCCACCATCGGCCCGTCCGGAGCCCGGCACGTGACACTTGAAGCCAACCTTGAAGCCTATCTCGAATACCTGCGCCGCGAGCGCCAGGTATCGCCGCACACACTCGACGGCTATCGACGTGATCTCGGCAAGGTGCTGGCCTTCTGCGAGGCGGAAGGTCTGAAAGACTGGGCAGCGCTGGACACTCGCAACCTGCGCCGACTGGTCGCTCGCCTGCATCAGCAGGGCCTGGCCAGCCGTAGCCTGGCCCGCCTGCTCTCGGCCACCCGCGGGCTCTATCAGTATCTGCTGCGCGAAGGCCTGTGCCGCCATGACCCGGCGACCGGCCTCAGCCCACCGAAACGCGAGCGGCGCCTGCCGCGCACCCTGGACGCCGACCGCAGCGCACAATTGCTCGACGGCGCGGTAGAAGACGACTTCATCGCCCGCCGTGATCAGGCCATGCTCGAGTTGTTCTATTCGTCCGGTTTGCGCCTGTCGGAACTGGTCGGGCTGGATCTCGACGGGCTGGATCTGGACGCCGGCCTGGTACGCGTGCGCGGCAAAGGCAACAAGGTGCGCGAACTGCCAGTCGGCAGCATGGCGCGTCAGGCGCTGGAGCAATGGCTGACGCTACGCAAGCTGGCCAACCCTGGCGACGGCGCGGTGTTCATCAGCCAGCAGGGACGCCGCCTCGGCCCTCGCGCCGTACAGCTGCGGGTGCGCCAGGCCGGCGTACGCGAACTGGGCCAGCACCTGCACCCGCACATGCTGCGGCACAGCTTCGCCAGCCATATGCTGGAGTCCTCGCAGGATCTGCGCGCGGTGCAGGAGCTACTCGGCCATGCCGACATCGCCACCACGCAAATCTACACTCACCTGGATTTCCAGCATCTGGCCAACGTCTACGACCAGGCCCATCCGCGCGCCAAGCGCAAAGGCGGTTCCGAATGA
- a CDS encoding DUF484 family protein — translation MTDQQDSPKPLDSETVAAYLRLHPEFFIDHDELIPELRIPHQRGDTVSLVERQVKLLRERNIEMRHRLGQLMDVARDNDRLFDKTRRLVLDLLDAGSLEEVVGAVEDSLRHEFQVPFVGLILFSDNKLPVGRSVSSAEAHQQIGGLISGGKTICGVLRPHELEFLFGAEEAGKVGSAAVVSLSHQGLHGVLAIGSADPQHYKSSLGTLFLGYIAEVLARVLPSFATPLRSVR, via the coding sequence ATGACCGACCAGCAGGATTCTCCCAAGCCGCTCGACTCGGAAACGGTCGCAGCCTATCTGCGCCTGCATCCGGAGTTCTTCATCGATCACGATGAGCTGATTCCCGAGTTGCGCATTCCACACCAGCGCGGCGATACCGTGTCGCTGGTGGAGCGTCAGGTCAAACTGCTGCGCGAACGCAACATCGAGATGCGTCATCGCCTCGGCCAGTTGATGGACGTGGCGCGTGACAACGACCGCCTGTTCGACAAAACCCGCCGCCTGGTGCTCGACCTGCTCGATGCAGGCAGCCTGGAGGAAGTGGTCGGCGCCGTGGAAGACAGCCTGCGCCATGAGTTTCAGGTGCCCTTCGTCGGCTTGATCCTGTTCAGCGACAACAAGTTGCCGGTGGGCCGTTCGGTCAGTTCGGCCGAGGCGCATCAGCAGATCGGCGGCCTGATCAGCGGCGGCAAGACCATCTGCGGGGTATTGCGCCCGCATGAGCTGGAATTCCTGTTCGGCGCTGAAGAAGCCGGCAAGGTCGGCTCTGCCGCCGTCGTCAGCCTCAGTCACCAGGGTCTGCATGGCGTACTGGCCATCGGCAGTGCCGATCCGCAGCATTACAAGAGCTCACTCGGCACGCTGTTCCTCGGTTACATCGCCGAAGTGCTGGCGCGTGTTCTGCCGAGCTTCGCCACGCCGCTGCGCTCGGTACGCTAG
- the dapF gene encoding diaminopimelate epimerase → MLLRFTKMHGLGNDFMVLDLISQHAHVQPKHAKQWGDRHTGVGFDQLLIVEPPSHPDVDFRYRIFNSDGSEVEQCGNGARCFARFVLDKRLTTKKVIRVETKSGIIELRVQNDGQVCVDMGAPRLEPAQVPFQAEQAALSYRVEVDGQTVELAALSMGNPHAVLRVDNVDSAPVHTLGPKLEHHPRFPQRVNVGFLQVQDRKHARLRVWERGAGETQACGTGACAAAVAAIRQGWMDSPVQLELPGGKLSIEWAGEGQPVMMTGPAARVYEGQVRL, encoded by the coding sequence ATGCTATTGCGCTTTACCAAGATGCACGGCCTGGGCAATGACTTCATGGTTCTCGACCTGATCAGTCAGCATGCCCACGTGCAGCCTAAACACGCCAAGCAATGGGGCGATCGCCACACCGGCGTTGGCTTCGACCAGTTGCTGATCGTCGAGCCGCCGAGCCACCCGGATGTCGACTTCCGCTACCGCATCTTCAACTCCGACGGCTCCGAAGTGGAGCAGTGCGGCAACGGCGCACGTTGCTTCGCCCGCTTCGTGCTGGACAAGCGCCTGACCACCAAGAAGGTCATTCGCGTCGAGACCAAGAGCGGCATCATCGAGCTGCGCGTGCAGAACGACGGCCAGGTCTGCGTCGACATGGGTGCACCGCGCCTGGAACCAGCGCAGGTGCCATTCCAGGCCGAGCAGGCTGCACTGAGCTATCGCGTAGAGGTCGACGGACAAACCGTCGAACTGGCAGCGCTGTCGATGGGTAACCCACATGCCGTGCTGCGCGTCGACAACGTCGACAGCGCGCCGGTACACACGCTCGGGCCGAAGCTGGAACACCATCCGCGCTTCCCGCAACGGGTCAACGTCGGCTTTCTGCAAGTGCAGGATCGCAAACATGCCCGCCTGCGTGTGTGGGAGCGTGGCGCGGGCGAAACCCAGGCCTGCGGCACCGGCGCCTGTGCGGCTGCCGTCGCGGCGATTCGCCAGGGCTGGATGGACTCGCCGGTGCAACTGGAGTTGCCGGGCGGCAAACTGTCCATCGAGTGGGCAGGCGAAGGTCAGCCCGTTATGATGACCGGGCCCGCTGCACGCGTATACGAAGGACAGGTTCGCCTATGA
- the lysA gene encoding diaminopimelate decarboxylase produces the protein MEAFNYRDGELFAEGVALSALAQRFGTPTYVYSRAHIEGQYGAYADALAGMPHLVCFAVKANSNIGVLNVLARLGAGFDIVSSGELERVLAAGGEPNRIVFSGVGKSRDDMRRALEVGVHCFNVESSVELERLQKVAAELGVKAPVSLRVNPDVDAGTHPYISTGLKENKFGIDIEQAEAVYARAAELPNLEVIGVDCHIGSQLTTLEPFLDALDRLLLLVDKLAARGIIIKHLDLGGGLGVQYRDEQPPLAGDYIAAVRKRLEGRDLALVFEPGRFIVANAGVLLTQVEYLKHTEHKDFAIIDAAMNDLIRPALYQAWMDVSPVQPRDGEARNYDLVGPICETGDFLAKDRQLVLAEGDLLAVRSAGAYGFVMSSNYNTRGRAAEVLVDGEQAYEVRRRETVQELYAGESLLPA, from the coding sequence ATGGAAGCCTTCAACTACCGCGACGGTGAGCTGTTCGCGGAAGGCGTTGCCTTGTCTGCGCTGGCCCAGCGCTTCGGCACGCCCACCTATGTCTATTCCCGCGCCCACATCGAAGGGCAGTACGGTGCCTATGCCGATGCGCTGGCCGGCATGCCGCACCTGGTCTGCTTCGCGGTCAAGGCCAACTCCAACATCGGCGTGCTGAACGTCCTGGCACGCCTTGGTGCCGGTTTCGACATCGTTTCCAGCGGCGAGTTGGAGCGTGTACTGGCTGCCGGTGGCGAGCCGAACCGCATCGTCTTCTCCGGCGTCGGCAAGAGCCGCGACGACATGCGCCGCGCGCTGGAAGTCGGCGTGCACTGCTTCAACGTCGAATCCAGCGTCGAGCTGGAGCGCCTGCAGAAGGTGGCAGCCGAGCTGGGCGTCAAGGCGCCGGTCTCGCTGCGGGTCAACCCGGACGTGGATGCTGGCACCCACCCGTACATTTCCACCGGTCTCAAGGAAAACAAGTTCGGCATCGACATCGAGCAGGCCGAGGCGGTCTACGCCCGCGCTGCCGAGCTGCCGAACCTGGAAGTGATCGGTGTCGATTGCCATATCGGCTCGCAGCTGACCACCCTCGAGCCCTTCCTCGATGCGCTGGATCGCCTGCTGCTGCTGGTCGACAAGCTGGCCGCACGCGGCATCATCATCAAGCACCTGGATCTGGGCGGCGGTCTCGGCGTGCAGTATCGCGACGAACAGCCACCGCTGGCCGGCGACTACATCGCCGCCGTGCGCAAGCGCCTGGAAGGCCGCGACCTGGCCCTGGTGTTCGAGCCGGGCCGCTTCATCGTGGCCAATGCCGGCGTGCTGCTGACTCAGGTCGAATACCTCAAGCACACCGAGCACAAGGACTTCGCCATCATCGACGCGGCGATGAACGACCTCATCCGCCCGGCGCTGTACCAGGCCTGGATGGACGTCTCGCCGGTGCAGCCGCGTGACGGTGAGGCGCGCAACTACGACCTGGTCGGGCCGATCTGCGAGACCGGCGACTTCCTGGCCAAGGATCGTCAGTTGGTGCTGGCCGAAGGCGACCTGCTGGCCGTGCGTTCGGCCGGCGCCTATGGCTTCGTCATGAGCTCCAACTACAACACCCGCGGCCGCGCCGCCGAGGTGCTGGTAGATGGCGAGCAGGCGTACGAAGTGCGGCGCCGCGAGACCGTCCAAGAGCTCTACGCCGGCGAAAGCCTGCTGCCGGCCTGA